From a single Oncorhynchus nerka isolate Pitt River linkage group LG11, Oner_Uvic_2.0, whole genome shotgun sequence genomic region:
- the LOC115137353 gene encoding GTP-binding nuclear protein Ran-like codes for MAEPDVQFKLVLCGDGGTGKTTFVKRHLTGEFEKKYVATLGVEVHPLVFHTTRGTIKYNVWDTAGQEKFGGLRDGYYIQAQCAIIMFDVTSRVTYKNVPNWHRDLVRVCENIPIVLCGNKVDIKDRKVKAKSIVFHRKKNLQYYDISAKSNYNFEKPFLWLARKLVGDPNLEFVEMPALAPPEVVMDASLAAQYENDLKIAAETGLPDEDDDL; via the exons CTAGTGTTGTGCGGAGATGGAGGCACAGGAAAAACCACCTTCGTGAAGAGGCATTTAACGGGAGAGTTTGAAAAGAAATACGTTG CGACTCTGGGAGTAGAGGTGCACCCCTTGGTCTTCCACACCACTCGAGGGACCATCAAGTACAATGTCTGGGACACAGCCGGCCAGGAGAAGTTTGGGGGGCTCAGAGATGGCTACTACATACAGG CCCAGTGTGCGATCATCATGTTCGACGTCACATCTCGCGTCACCTACAAGAACGTGCCCAACTGGCACCGCGACCTGGTGCGCGTCTGCGAGAACATACCCATAGTCCTGTGCGGAAACAAGGTGGACATCAAGGACAGGAAGGTCAAAGCCAAGAGCATCGTGTTCCACCGCAAGAAGAACCTTCAG TACTATGACATCTCAGCCAAGAGTAACTACAACTTTGAGAAGCCCTTCCTGTGGCTGGCCAGGAAGCTGGTAGGAGACCCCAACCTAGAGTTTGTGGAGATGCCAGCCCTCGCCCCCCCAGAAGTCGTCATGGATGCCTCCCTGGCTGCGCAGTACGAGAACGACCTTAAG ATTGCCGCAGAAACAGGGCTTCCAGATGAAGACGACGACCTTTAA